The Actinomyces wuliandei genome contains the following window.
CGGCGTCGGTGTAGCCGAAGAAGTAGGTGCAGGTGAAGGACACCGCCAGAGCCGCCAGGGAGGCGATCCAGTAGCCGGTGAAACCGGAGTCCATGCCCTCGGGGTTGACGAAGGACGGGAAGCCGACGAAGGCCCCGGTGAACCCGTACATGTTGATGTCGAGCAGCCCGGTCAGCAGCCCACCGACCGCGCCGCCCAGCGAGGCGGTGAGGAACACCCGGCCGTACTTGAGGTTGAGGCCGTACATCGCGGGCTCGGTGATGCCGCAGAAGGCGGAGATGGTCGCGGGCCCGGCCAGGGTCCGGATACGCATGTTGCGGCTCCTGACCCAGATGGCCAGCGCGCCACCGCCCTGGGCGATCATGGTGGCTGACACGATGGCGTTGAGCGGAGAGCTGCCGGTGGCGGCGATCTCGGAAGAGATGAGCGGGATGACGGCCCAGTGCAGCCCGAAGATGACCAGGCACTGGTAGAAGCCGCCGATGACCAGGCCCGCCAGCGGGAAGCTCAGCTCCAGGACCGCGTTGATCGCGGAGGCGATGCCGCCGGAGACGAACATGACCACCGGGCCGAAGACCACCAGGATGAGGGCTGAGACCACGAAGACCTCAATGAGCGGGGCGAAGATCGAGCGCAGCACCACCGGGATGTACCTCTTGAGCAGCGGCTCGATCCGGGCGGCCAGCCAGGCGGCGACGATGACGGGGAAGATCGAGTAGCTGTAGGCGTTGCCCTCAGGCAGGGCCACCGGGATGCCGAAGAAGTCGGCGTTGAACACGGTGCGGCCGATGCTGGCGGTCACCTCGTAGCCCTCGGCGTCGGGACTGGCCATCTCCACGATGGAGGGGTAGCACAGGACGCCTCCGATGATGGCCACCACGATCGGGTCCGAGCCCAGTCGCCGGGCGGCGGTGAAGCCGACGATGATGGGCAGGAAGTAGAACATCGAGTCCGACATCGCGTTGATGATGGTGTAGGTGGGGCTTCCGTCCTCCACCAGGTCGAACTGCGTGAGCAGGGCGAGGATCCCCTTGAGGATGCCGGAGGCGGCCAGCAGGCCGATGACGGGGATCATGGAGCCGGTGATGACGCCGATGAGCGAGCTGAAGCCGTAGCGCACCCAGCCGACCAGGGTGGTGGGCCGCTCCACCTCCTCCTGCTCCTCGGCGGAGGTCTCGCCCCCGCCGGCCCCCTGGGGCAGCTGCTTGACGACAGCCTCGTAGACCTCCCCGACGGCAGGCCCGATGACGACCTGGTACTGCCCGCCCGCCTTGACGACGTCGATGACGCCCTCGGTGCCGGTCACGGCCGCGTCGTCGGCCAGGGACTGGTCCTTGAGGTAGAAGCGCACCCGGGTGATGCAGTGGATGACGGAGCGGACGTTGTCCGCTCCGCCGACACCGGCGATGATGCCGTGGGCCGTGGCGTCGTAGCCGCTGAGTCCCCCCCCGCCAGGTGCCGCGCCTCCGTCGCGCGGGGCTGCGACGGAGGAAGGGGCGCCAGCACCGGCAGCCTGCCCCTCCTCCTGCGTGTCCCGGATGAGGACGGCTGTGGCGACCTCCTGGCCCACCGGGGCGCTTCCCAGGCTGACGTTCAGGGACTCCAGCCTCTGGGTGGTGTTGGTGACGACAAGGATCGCTGTGGTGTCCTTGCCAGCCACCTGGATGACCTCCAGGTCCATCGTCCCCAGCGGCTGGCCGGCCTCAACCCTCTCGCCCACCTCGACAGTGAGGTCAAAGGGCCTGCCCTCCAGCTCTACCGTGTCAACCCCCAGGTGGAGGAGCGTCTCAAGCCCCTGGGGGGTTGTCAGGCCGATGGCGTGGCCGGTGGTGGCCACCATGGTCACTGTCCCGCCCACAGGGGCGGCCACCATCATCCGGGAGGGGTCGGCGGGAGACGGAGGCTGGACGCCGAAGCCGTCGCCGACGGTTCGGGCGGAGAAGACGGGATCGGGGACGTCGGCCAGGTCAATCACCTCACCAGCTATGGGTGAGACGATCCTGACCTCCTGATCATGCTCGTCGTTGGAGCCGTTGCTGGACACAAGGAACCTTTCTGTGTTGTTCTGTGCTGTCGTCTGTTGTTCTCGCGGCCCTCTTCTCCCTCAGGGCCGCAGGGCACCCGCCGTGAGGGCGTCAGCAGCCAACACAGGCAGGAGGCTGGGCGGGAGCGGGGGCCAGCAGCGCCAGCGCCTGGTAGGGCCTCAGCCGGACCACCGCGCCGCCGTCACTGGCTGGCCAGGTCGGCTCGTCGTCGTAGTTGGAGACCAGCACCTGGCCGCCCCGGAAGTCAGCAGGGACCTCGATCGTGGTCTCGTAGGCACGGAAGCTGCACAGCACGAGCAGGTGCTGCCCCTCGTGGTGGCGCTGGTAGGCCAGGACGTCGGGGTGGTCCAGGGCGTAGGGCTCGTAGCTGCCCTCGGAGATGAGCGGGTGCTGCTTGCGCAGGGAGATGAGACGCCGGTAGTAGGGCAGGACCGTGCCCTGGCGCTCCTCGGCCTCCACACTGACCTGGTCCTGGTTGGTGGGGCGCAGCCAAGGGGTGCCGCTGGTGAACCCGGCGCCGGGGCCGTCGCTCCACTGCATGGGTGTGCGGGCGTTGTCACGGGCCTTGGCACGCACGACGGCGAAGGCCTCCTCCTGCGTCAGCCCCTGGGTGAGGAGCTCCTGGTAGGCGTTGAGCGCCTCGACGTCGACGTAGTCACCGATGCTGGTGTAGGCGGGGTCGGTCATGCCGATCTCCTCACCCATGTAGACGTAGGGGGTTCCGCGCATGAGGTGGATGACGGTGGCCAGCATGGTGGCGGACTCGGCGCGGTAGCGCCCGGGGTCGGCAAAGCGGTTGAGCGCGCGGGGCTGGTCGTGGTTGTTCCAGAACAGGGCGTTCCACCCGCCCCCGGCCTGCATGCCTGTGGCCCAGTCATTGAGGACCCGCTTGAGGGCGGGCAGGTCGAGGTCCATGATGGTCCACTTCTGGCCCTCGGCGTAGTCGACCTTGAGGTGGTGGAAGCTGAAGACCATGTCCAGCTCGTGGTTGGCCGGGTCGGAGTAGCCCACGCAGGCCTTGATGCTGGTGGAGGACATCTCCCCCACCGTCACGGCCTGCGGGTCGTGCCCAAAGCTGGCGGCGGCCAGCTCGCGCAGGTAGGCGTGGACGTCGGCGCCGTCGGTGTACATGGCCCGGTCGTCCGTGCCGGGAGGGGCGTCGCGGAGCACCTCCTCCTTGCCGATGAGGTTGATGAC
Protein-coding sequences here:
- a CDS encoding alpha,alpha-phosphotrehalase, which encodes MSFHDSVVYQVYPRSFRDSTGDGVGDLRGVIEKVPYIASLGVDHVWLNPFFPSPGRDNGYDVSDYRAIDPAMGTMEDFEELVEALGGHGIGVMVDMVLNHTSTEHEWFRRALAGDREYQDYYILRPARPDGSLPTNWVSKFGGPAWAPFGDTGLYYLHLFDPGQADLNWRNPAVRAEAADIVNFWRGKGVRGFRFDVINLIGKEEVLRDAPPGTDDRAMYTDGADVHAYLRELAAASFGHDPQAVTVGEMSSTSIKACVGYSDPANHELDMVFSFHHLKVDYAEGQKWTIMDLDLPALKRVLNDWATGMQAGGGWNALFWNNHDQPRALNRFADPGRYRAESATMLATVIHLMRGTPYVYMGEEIGMTDPAYTSIGDYVDVEALNAYQELLTQGLTQEEAFAVVRAKARDNARTPMQWSDGPGAGFTSGTPWLRPTNQDQVSVEAEERQGTVLPYYRRLISLRKQHPLISEGSYEPYALDHPDVLAYQRHHEGQHLLVLCSFRAYETTIEVPADFRGGQVLVSNYDDEPTWPASDGGAVVRLRPYQALALLAPAPAQPPACVGC
- a CDS encoding glucose PTS transporter subunit IIA, which translates into the protein MSSNGSNDEHDQEVRIVSPIAGEVIDLADVPDPVFSARTVGDGFGVQPPSPADPSRMMVAAPVGGTVTMVATTGHAIGLTTPQGLETLLHLGVDTVELEGRPFDLTVEVGERVEAGQPLGTMDLEVIQVAGKDTTAILVVTNTTQRLESLNVSLGSAPVGQEVATAVLIRDTQEEGQAAGAGAPSSVAAPRDGGAAPGGGGLSGYDATAHGIIAGVGGADNVRSVIHCITRVRFYLKDQSLADDAAVTGTEGVIDVVKAGGQYQVVIGPAVGEVYEAVVKQLPQGAGGGETSAEEQEEVERPTTLVGWVRYGFSSLIGVITGSMIPVIGLLAASGILKGILALLTQFDLVEDGSPTYTIINAMSDSMFYFLPIIVGFTAARRLGSDPIVVAIIGGVLCYPSIVEMASPDAEGYEVTASIGRTVFNADFFGIPVALPEGNAYSYSIFPVIVAAWLAARIEPLLKRYIPVVLRSIFAPLIEVFVVSALILVVFGPVVMFVSGGIASAINAVLELSFPLAGLVIGGFYQCLVIFGLHWAVIPLISSEIAATGSSPLNAIVSATMIAQGGGALAIWVRSRNMRIRTLAGPATISAFCGITEPAMYGLNLKYGRVFLTASLGGAVGGLLTGLLDINMYGFTGAFVGFPSFVNPEGMDSGFTGYWIASLAALAVSFTCTYFFGYTDADADKGREVKKVRLGRREPVASSS